The Streptomyces sp. NBC_01689 genome includes a window with the following:
- the ddaH gene encoding dimethylargininase, translated as MPSQKALIRRPGPRLAEGLVTHIEREKVDVDLALEQWEAYAGALRTHGWDTVEVEPADDCPDSVFVEDAVVVFRNVALITRPGAESRRGETAGVEEAVARLGCSVNWIWEPGTLDGGDVLKVADTVYVGLGGRTNAAGVQQLRAALEPLGARVVPVPVSKVLHLKSAVTALPDGTVIGHEPLVDTPSLFPRFLPVPEESGAHVVLLGGEKLLMAASAPKTAELLAGLGHEPVLVDIGEFEKLEGCVTCLSVRLRELYI; from the coding sequence GTGCCCAGCCAGAAAGCACTCATCCGCAGACCCGGCCCCCGCCTCGCCGAGGGCCTCGTGACGCACATCGAGCGCGAGAAGGTGGACGTCGACCTGGCGCTCGAACAGTGGGAGGCCTACGCGGGGGCCCTGCGGACGCACGGCTGGGACACCGTCGAGGTGGAACCGGCCGACGACTGTCCCGACTCGGTGTTCGTGGAGGACGCCGTCGTCGTCTTCCGCAACGTCGCGCTGATCACCCGCCCGGGCGCCGAGTCCCGGCGTGGCGAGACCGCCGGGGTGGAGGAGGCCGTGGCCCGGCTGGGCTGCTCGGTGAACTGGATCTGGGAGCCCGGCACCCTGGACGGCGGCGACGTCCTCAAGGTCGCCGACACGGTCTACGTCGGCCTCGGCGGACGCACCAACGCGGCCGGGGTCCAACAGCTGCGCGCGGCTCTCGAACCGCTCGGGGCGCGGGTCGTCCCCGTGCCCGTGAGCAAGGTGCTCCATCTGAAGTCGGCCGTCACGGCACTGCCCGACGGCACGGTGATCGGTCACGAACCGCTGGTGGACACCCCGTCGCTGTTCCCGCGCTTCCTGCCGGTGCCGGAGGAGTCCGGTGCGCACGTCGTGCTGCTCGGCGGCGAGAAGCTGCTGATGGCGGCGAGCGCCCCGAAGACCGCCGAACTGCTCGCGGGCCTCGGCCACGAGCCGGTCCTCGTGGACATCGGCGAGTTCGAGAAGCTCGAGGGCTGTGTGACCTGTCTCTCGGTGAGACTCCGGGAGTTGTACATCTGA
- a CDS encoding ABC-F family ATP-binding cassette domain-containing protein has protein sequence MSASITCTSLSFAWPDGSTVFDGLRVAFGPGRTGLVGVNGSGKTTLLKLIAGELTPADGTVRVAGEVGYLPQNVTLDTGLRVDAALGVAATRAALHAIEAGDASAEHFEAVGDDWDVEERALATLGELGLGHIGLDRTIGEVSGGESVLLRLAALLLRRPDVLLLDEPTNNLDLYARHRLYAAVEAWSGVMVVVSHDRELLDLVDQIADLRSGEVSWFGGNFSAYEEALADEQEAAERMVRVAEADLRKQKRELVDAQVKLARRKRYGQKMNDQKREPKIVMGARKRAAQESAGKHRIMHEERLTEARERLDDAVEAVRDDDEIRVDLAYTAVPPGRTVLTLEKLELRYGGWVHGLFELRGPERIALIGRNGAGKTTLLRTIAGELPPVSGEARTHVPTRFLPQRLDVLDDGLTVAENVARFAPDATNNRIRARLARFLFKGARADQPAGTLSGGERFRAALAALMLADPAPQLLMLDEPTNNLDMASVRQLTTALDSYEGALIVAGHDVPFLESIGITRWLVLEGGELKETTPEAVGYPA, from the coding sequence ATGTCTGCATCCATCACCTGTACCTCCCTCTCCTTCGCCTGGCCGGACGGCAGCACCGTCTTCGACGGTCTCCGGGTCGCCTTCGGCCCCGGCAGGACCGGACTCGTCGGCGTCAACGGATCGGGGAAGACGACCCTGTTGAAGCTGATCGCGGGGGAACTCACCCCGGCCGACGGCACGGTGCGGGTCGCCGGCGAGGTCGGCTACCTCCCGCAGAACGTCACGCTCGACACCGGCCTCAGGGTCGACGCGGCGCTCGGTGTCGCCGCCACCCGCGCCGCGCTGCACGCCATCGAGGCGGGCGACGCGTCCGCGGAACACTTCGAGGCCGTCGGTGACGACTGGGACGTCGAGGAGCGCGCGCTCGCGACGCTCGGCGAACTCGGTCTCGGCCACATCGGCCTGGACCGCACCATCGGCGAGGTGTCGGGCGGCGAGTCGGTCCTGCTGCGGCTGGCCGCGCTCCTGCTGCGCCGGCCCGACGTGCTCCTGCTGGACGAACCCACCAACAACCTCGACCTGTACGCGCGGCACCGGCTGTACGCGGCCGTCGAGGCCTGGTCCGGGGTCATGGTCGTGGTCAGCCACGACCGTGAGCTGCTGGACCTGGTGGACCAGATCGCCGATCTGCGCTCCGGCGAGGTCTCCTGGTTCGGCGGCAACTTCTCCGCGTACGAGGAGGCGCTGGCCGACGAGCAGGAGGCGGCCGAGCGCATGGTGCGCGTCGCCGAGGCCGATCTGCGCAAACAGAAGCGCGAGCTGGTCGACGCGCAGGTCAAACTGGCCCGCCGCAAGCGGTACGGCCAGAAGATGAACGACCAGAAGCGGGAGCCGAAGATCGTCATGGGGGCACGCAAGCGGGCCGCCCAGGAGTCCGCGGGCAAGCACCGCATCATGCACGAGGAACGGCTCACCGAGGCGCGGGAACGGCTCGACGACGCGGTGGAGGCGGTCCGTGACGACGACGAGATCCGCGTCGACCTGGCGTACACGGCGGTGCCGCCGGGCCGCACCGTCCTCACGCTGGAGAAGCTGGAGCTGAGATACGGCGGGTGGGTGCACGGCCTGTTCGAGCTGCGCGGACCCGAGCGGATCGCGCTGATCGGGCGCAACGGCGCGGGCAAGACCACGCTGCTGCGGACGATCGCCGGGGAACTGCCCCCGGTGTCCGGAGAGGCCCGGACCCATGTGCCGACCCGGTTCCTGCCCCAGCGGCTCGACGTCCTCGACGACGGGCTGACGGTCGCCGAGAACGTGGCCCGCTTCGCGCCGGACGCCACCAACAACCGGATCCGGGCGCGGCTGGCCCGCTTCCTCTTCAAGGGGGCGCGGGCCGACCAGCCCGCGGGGACCCTCTCCGGCGGCGAACGCTTCCGTGCGGCGCTGGCGGCGCTGATGCTGGCCGATCCCGCGCCGCAGCTCCTGATGCTCGACGAGCCGACGAACAACCTCGACATGGCGAGCGTCCGGCAGCTCACCACGGCCCTGGACTCGTACGAGGGCGCGCTGATCGTCGCCGGCCACGACGTGCCGTTCCTGGAGTCGATCGGAATCACACGCTGGCTGGTGCTGGAAGGAGGAGAACTGAAAGAAACCACGCCGGAAGCTGTCGGGTATCCCGCATAG